A stretch of Gadus macrocephalus chromosome 17, ASM3116895v1 DNA encodes these proteins:
- the si:dkey-165a24.9 gene encoding probable G-protein coupled receptor 132, with protein MFNASCNLPLNTDTVCLTYIYSVIFTFGLPSNLLSLWGLYQLGRSGGAGCQLVLILNLLLSDLLQLLTLPVWILYLQGGHRWPYGRPACELVGYVFYVNVYASVMFLCLIALDRCLAIVYPLCSRGVRTVRVAAAAGVAVWTLTFLFCLSGLLPSVFDPERLLCLEQYPVSPRYANFKIATTALGFLLPCAILGYTSARIGLTLRRSPSVSHQERNKIVGILVVITVNFMAVFGPYHLVGGYRFVSLLLTDEPCRQERSLFLVYRLCYGLTSLNTLLDPLFYIFLCSYARLELRRSLPCVKRRRAPPRPSLHTEPGSPTPESASSKALWE; from the exons ATGTTCAATGCAAGTTGCAACCTCCCCCTCAATACAGACACCGTGTGTCTGACCTACATCTACAGTGTGATTTTCACATTTGGCCTGCCTAGCAACCTCCTGTCGCTTTggggactgtaccaactgggcCGCTCAGGCGGGGCTGGCTGTCAGCTCGTCCTCATCCTCAACCTTCTGCTGTCAGACCTTCTCCAGCTTCTCACTCTACCGGTGTGGATCCTCTACCTCCAGGGGGGCCATCGCTGGCCCTACGGCCGGCCAGCCTGCGAGCTGGTGGGCTACGTATTCTACGTCAATGTGTACGCAAGCGTCATGTTCCTGTGCCTGATAGCGCTGGACCGCTGCCTGGCGATTGTTTACCCGCTGTGCAGCCGCGGTGTGCGAACCGTgagggtggcggcggcggccggcgtGGCAGTCTGGACCCTGACCTTCTTGTTCTGCCTGTCCGGGCTGCTGCCCTCGGTGTTTGACCCCGAGAGGCTGCTGTGCTTGGAGCAGTACCCCGTCAGCCCAAGATACGCCAATTTCAAGATAGCCACGACGGCCCTTGGGTTTCTGCTGCCGTGCGCCATACTAGG CTACACCTCGGCCCGCATCGGTCTGACGCTACGGAGgtccccctccgtctcccacCAGGAGCGCAACAAAATCGTTGGCATCCTCGTGGTCATCACCGTCAACTTCATGGCGGTCTTCGGGCCGTACCACCTGGTTGGCGGGTACCGCTTCGTGTCCCTGCTGCTGACCGACGAGCCGTGCCGCCAGGAGCGCTCCCTCTTCCTGGTGTACCGGCTGTGCTACGGCCTGACCAGCCTCAACACGCTGCTGGACCCCCTCTTCTACATCTTCCTGTGCTCGTACGCCCGGCTGGAGCTACGCAGGTCACTGCCCTGCGTCAAGAGACGGCGGGCCCCCCCGCGGCCCAGCCTGCACACAGAGCCAGGCTCTCCAACCCCCGAGAGCGCCTCCTCCAAAGCATTGTGGGAATGA